A genomic region of Gemmata massiliana contains the following coding sequences:
- a CDS encoding DNA primase family protein: MNGAPPDVGTRAHVRLLRARGFGVCKPDPREKMPTYEGWSARSLEADDFADGEQLGLMAGALSDGNRPGHSLVTLDLDSDRAVQLADKYLPRTSLAEGRPGKVRSHRSFLVPNSSIPDWARSTAQQAARAAEAKAGHPGPFTKSFPHHETGKEAIRFVGTGGQTVCPPSTHPSGEIREWDGGEPGDPVVFNFRDLWDAVCELASACDCRLPSVGPRPNRPAGGSSGATGVDLITRRVLPWLAKCDPAVSGQGGHGKTLKVARGLVRGFLLDADLALDLLLQHYNPRCAPEWSEGDLRHKVADAEQCAFGLPDGYLLNAQRPERASRTRSNFTGATRTERPTDNGGVPAAEPSPATETFPRPGVGEEWNDPHRLARLFLDRYRHADRATLVQWRDQYHRWEQGAWVPVSDADLDAELARHCREVFQADFPVRIAEAQRAAESEGRERPQKPPKVYPVTTATRANVRVNLAGLANVSDDGRAIPFWLDGRDGPVPTAVISAPNGLFRLGDIAAGGRAFSEPTPQLFTPNALSFDVSSSAGQPGEWLRRLEEWFNGDKNSIAGLQEWFGYFLSAETRAQKALLLVGPPRSGKGTIMHVLAELVGHSNVASTSFASLGESFGLEDLLGKRLALIPDARLSGRTDVASVVERLLSISGEDLQSVNRKNRPRLTARVYTRFLIATNVMPQLPDASDAIASRFHILNTPNSWLGREDPALKTKLQGELPAILKWAAEGWARLNRQNMIFTPNQVAERFSRELRDLSNPVMAFVRQRCYVGPDYSTDVSEIYGAWVTWNRERGREHVPDQSIFGRDLNATLPHLRVGQRRDLARRVRVYRGISVREEAAWGDDDASDAA; this comes from the coding sequence GTGAACGGGGCTCCTCCCGATGTGGGTACGCGCGCGCACGTCCGCCTTCTCCGGGCGCGCGGTTTCGGGGTCTGCAAGCCGGACCCGCGCGAGAAGATGCCCACCTACGAAGGCTGGTCGGCACGGTCCCTTGAGGCAGACGACTTCGCCGACGGCGAGCAGCTCGGCCTCATGGCCGGCGCTCTGTCGGATGGGAACCGGCCCGGGCACTCGCTCGTGACGCTGGACCTCGATTCCGATCGGGCCGTACAACTGGCCGACAAGTATCTTCCCCGCACCAGTCTCGCCGAGGGTCGCCCCGGAAAGGTGCGCTCGCACCGGTCGTTTCTGGTCCCTAACAGTTCGATCCCTGATTGGGCACGGAGTACAGCGCAGCAAGCGGCTCGCGCTGCCGAGGCGAAGGCCGGGCACCCCGGACCGTTTACGAAGTCGTTCCCGCACCACGAGACGGGTAAAGAGGCGATCCGCTTCGTGGGCACCGGCGGTCAGACCGTGTGCCCGCCCTCGACTCACCCGTCCGGCGAGATCCGGGAATGGGATGGTGGGGAGCCAGGCGATCCGGTCGTATTTAACTTCCGTGACCTCTGGGACGCCGTGTGCGAACTCGCTTCGGCGTGCGACTGTCGCCTCCCGAGTGTCGGTCCCCGCCCGAATCGACCAGCGGGCGGATCGTCCGGCGCGACCGGTGTAGATCTCATTACGCGGCGCGTGCTCCCCTGGCTCGCAAAGTGTGATCCGGCCGTTTCGGGCCAGGGCGGGCACGGGAAGACTCTCAAGGTCGCGCGCGGTTTGGTACGCGGGTTCCTGCTGGACGCGGATCTCGCCCTCGATTTGCTGCTGCAACACTACAACCCGCGGTGTGCGCCGGAGTGGTCTGAGGGTGACTTGCGTCACAAGGTCGCGGACGCCGAGCAGTGCGCCTTCGGGTTACCGGACGGGTACTTGCTCAACGCCCAACGACCCGAACGAGCGAGTCGCACCCGGAGCAATTTCACCGGCGCGACTCGGACCGAGCGCCCAACTGATAACGGTGGTGTACCAGCCGCCGAGCCGTCACCCGCAACTGAGACGTTTCCGCGCCCGGGCGTAGGTGAGGAGTGGAACGATCCGCACCGATTGGCCCGGCTGTTCTTGGACCGGTACCGGCACGCGGACCGGGCGACGCTCGTGCAGTGGCGCGATCAGTATCACCGCTGGGAGCAGGGCGCGTGGGTTCCGGTGAGTGACGCGGACCTCGATGCCGAGTTGGCGCGGCACTGCCGCGAGGTGTTCCAGGCCGATTTCCCGGTGCGGATTGCCGAGGCCCAGCGTGCGGCCGAGTCTGAGGGGCGCGAGCGGCCCCAGAAACCCCCGAAGGTGTACCCGGTGACGACCGCAACCCGCGCGAACGTGCGGGTCAATCTCGCTGGTCTGGCGAACGTTTCGGACGACGGGCGAGCGATCCCGTTCTGGCTCGATGGCCGCGACGGGCCGGTGCCGACGGCGGTTATCTCCGCGCCCAACGGGCTTTTCCGACTCGGGGACATCGCAGCGGGCGGGCGCGCGTTCTCGGAACCCACACCTCAGCTTTTCACCCCTAACGCCCTTTCGTTCGACGTGTCGAGTTCGGCGGGCCAGCCGGGGGAGTGGTTGCGCCGGCTCGAAGAGTGGTTCAACGGGGACAAGAACTCGATTGCGGGCCTGCAGGAGTGGTTCGGGTACTTCCTGTCAGCCGAGACGCGTGCCCAGAAGGCGCTGCTCCTGGTCGGTCCCCCACGGTCCGGAAAAGGCACGATCATGCACGTGCTCGCGGAACTGGTCGGCCACTCCAACGTCGCGTCCACTTCGTTCGCCTCGCTAGGTGAGAGTTTTGGGCTCGAAGATCTGTTGGGCAAAAGGTTGGCGCTCATTCCGGATGCCCGTCTGTCGGGCCGGACCGACGTCGCGTCGGTCGTGGAGCGGCTCCTTTCGATTAGTGGGGAAGATCTCCAGAGTGTGAACCGGAAGAACAGACCGCGCCTCACGGCCAGGGTTTACACGCGTTTCCTGATTGCTACGAACGTGATGCCGCAGTTGCCGGACGCGTCCGATGCTATTGCGAGCCGATTCCACATTCTGAACACGCCCAACTCCTGGTTGGGGCGGGAAGATCCTGCCCTCAAGACGAAACTCCAGGGGGAACTGCCCGCCATCCTGAAATGGGCCGCCGAAGGGTGGGCTCGGCTTAACCGTCAGAACATGATCTTCACGCCGAATCAGGTGGCGGAGCGCTTCTCGCGAGAGCTCCGCGATCTTTCCAATCCGGTGATGGCGTTCGTGCGGCAGCGCTGCTACGTCGGCCCGGACTATTCGACGGACGTCTCCGAGATTTACGGGGCGTGGGTTACTTGGAATCGTGAACGGGGACGGGAGCACGTTCCCGATCAGAGTATCTTTGGGCGGGATCTGAATGCGACCTTGCCGCACCTGCGCGTTGGGCAGCGGCGCGACTTGGCACGACGTGTTCGCGTCTATCGAGGCATAAGTGTTCGCGAGGAAGCGGCTTGGGGCGACGACGACGCTTCCGATGCGGCTTAG